A region from the uncultured Holophaga sp. genome encodes:
- a CDS encoding thiamine pyrophosphate-dependent enzyme, with translation MHESAETAFKTTETAWCPGCGDFAILEALRGALEDQRLQPHQVLVVGGIGQAAKTPQYLNTNGFNGLHGRALPPAVAAKMVNPALTVIVSTGDGDTYGEGGNHFIHNIRRNVDITHFVHDNQIYGLTKGQASPTSATGHTTHAQPLGSPSEPMNPLLVALALGAGFVARGFSGDREQLRFLMGEAMRYRGYALLDILQPCVSFNKINTFAWYKSRVYRLGGDYDPTNYEAALQKAQEWGLRIPLGILYRQEKALWNDHLPHMAEGPALVDRHTDPKVIQRMLDRLL, from the coding sequence ATGCATGAAAGCGCCGAAACAGCATTCAAGACCACCGAGACCGCCTGGTGCCCGGGCTGCGGCGATTTCGCCATCCTGGAGGCTCTCCGGGGAGCCCTGGAGGACCAGCGGCTCCAACCCCACCAAGTGCTGGTGGTCGGAGGCATCGGCCAGGCGGCCAAGACCCCACAGTATCTCAACACCAACGGATTCAATGGGCTGCACGGACGGGCCCTGCCCCCGGCCGTGGCCGCCAAGATGGTCAATCCAGCCCTCACCGTCATCGTCAGCACCGGAGACGGGGATACGTATGGAGAGGGCGGTAACCACTTCATCCACAACATCCGGCGCAACGTGGACATCACCCACTTCGTGCATGACAACCAGATCTACGGGCTGACCAAAGGGCAGGCCTCCCCCACCTCCGCCACAGGCCACACCACCCATGCCCAGCCCCTTGGCTCTCCCAGCGAGCCGATGAATCCCCTCCTGGTGGCTCTGGCCCTGGGGGCCGGTTTTGTGGCCCGAGGCTTCTCCGGAGACCGGGAGCAGCTCCGCTTCCTCATGGGAGAGGCGATGCGCTACCGGGGCTATGCCCTCCTGGACATCCTCCAACCTTGCGTCAGCTTCAACAAGATCAACACCTTCGCTTGGTACAAGAGCCGGGTCTACCGTCTGGGGGGGGATTACGACCCCACCAACTATGAGGCTGCACTCCAGAAGGCCCAGGAGTGGGGCCTGCGCATCCCCCTGGGCATCCTCTATCGGCAGGAGAAGGCCCTGTGGAACGACCACCTCCCCCACATGGCCGAGGGCCCTGCCCTGGTCGATCGCCACACGGACCCGAAGGTGATCCAGAGGATGCTGGACCGCTTGCTTTAG
- a CDS encoding 2-oxoacid:acceptor oxidoreductase subunit alpha produces the protein MNYNILIGGSAGQGMETLSVLLERALKRAGYHVHTTHDYMSRVRGGHNFTQIRFSPTPIHAACPALTGMVALNADTVALHRERLVPGGFILLDASLSLQTPEPLARPFQQVARELGGAQAAGSVALGALLRLFGMEPALLRDILQEHFGSEPLVELNYRAALAGFAMVETRYPLLPPKGDPLHQLNGNEAIALGALAAGLRFYSAYPMTPSTSVMDFLAANMAEAGIIVEQAEDEIAAINMAIGASFAGVRAMTGTSGGGFCLQVEALGLAGILELPLVVLNVQRPGPATGLPTRTEQADLQFVIHAAQGEFPRMVIAVRDVEDAYRQTQRAFDLADRFQIPVILLSDQYLADTRRTVPPLPLTVADGPRFLGEASNLEPFTYRRYALTPDGVSPRLIPGKNPGQVQCVDSDEHDEWGHIVESAEDRKAMADKRFRKSEGIRSALEEPLFLGSEAADILLLAWGSLCGPVREALDLLASRGIMASALVFGDIWPLPVGELERHMPRALHRLNVEQNATGQLAALIRQSTGQGVTGSILKYDGRQLTPQDIADAVQKEVGLHA, from the coding sequence ATGAATTATAATATTCTCATTGGTGGATCTGCCGGTCAGGGCATGGAGACCCTCAGCGTTCTCCTGGAACGGGCGCTGAAACGGGCCGGCTACCATGTCCACACCACCCACGACTACATGTCCAGGGTCCGAGGGGGGCACAATTTCACCCAGATCCGCTTCAGCCCCACCCCCATCCACGCCGCGTGCCCCGCCCTCACCGGCATGGTGGCCCTGAACGCCGATACAGTCGCCCTGCACCGGGAGCGTCTGGTTCCCGGAGGGTTCATCCTGCTGGATGCAAGCTTGTCCCTGCAGACCCCAGAGCCCCTCGCCCGCCCATTCCAGCAGGTCGCCCGGGAGCTCGGAGGCGCCCAGGCGGCGGGTAGCGTCGCCCTGGGCGCCCTTCTCCGCCTCTTCGGGATGGAGCCGGCGCTGCTCCGGGACATCCTGCAGGAGCACTTCGGATCGGAACCCCTCGTTGAACTGAACTACAGGGCGGCTTTGGCCGGATTCGCCATGGTCGAGACCCGCTACCCCCTCCTCCCCCCGAAGGGGGATCCTCTGCATCAGCTCAACGGCAACGAAGCCATCGCCCTGGGGGCCTTGGCCGCGGGCCTCAGATTCTACTCCGCCTACCCCATGACCCCTTCCACCTCGGTCATGGACTTCCTTGCAGCCAACATGGCCGAGGCCGGGATCATCGTGGAACAGGCTGAGGATGAGATCGCGGCCATCAACATGGCCATCGGCGCCTCCTTTGCGGGGGTGCGAGCCATGACGGGCACCTCCGGCGGTGGTTTCTGCCTGCAGGTGGAGGCACTGGGCCTCGCGGGCATCCTGGAGCTGCCCCTGGTGGTCCTCAACGTCCAGCGACCCGGCCCAGCCACAGGCCTGCCGACCCGTACCGAGCAGGCGGATCTGCAGTTCGTCATCCACGCTGCCCAGGGGGAGTTCCCCCGCATGGTCATCGCCGTCCGGGACGTCGAGGATGCCTATCGTCAGACACAGAGAGCCTTCGACCTGGCTGACCGCTTCCAGATCCCAGTCATCCTGCTCTCGGATCAGTACCTGGCCGACACTCGGCGGACGGTCCCGCCCCTGCCCCTCACGGTGGCGGATGGGCCCCGTTTCCTGGGAGAGGCCTCCAACCTCGAACCCTTCACCTACCGGCGCTACGCCTTGACCCCAGATGGGGTCTCCCCCCGTCTGATCCCGGGAAAGAATCCGGGCCAAGTGCAGTGCGTGGACAGCGATGAGCACGACGAGTGGGGCCACATCGTCGAATCCGCCGAGGACCGCAAGGCCATGGCGGACAAACGGTTCCGGAAGTCGGAGGGGATCCGCTCGGCCCTTGAGGAGCCCCTCTTTCTAGGGAGCGAAGCCGCCGACATCCTGCTCCTGGCCTGGGGCTCCCTCTGCGGTCCCGTCAGGGAGGCCCTGGACCTGCTGGCCTCCAGGGGAATCATGGCCAGTGCCCTGGTTTTCGGGGATATCTGGCCCCTCCCGGTGGGCGAGCTGGAGAGACACATGCCGCGGGCTCTCCATCGCCTCAATGTTGAGCAGAACGCCACCGGCCAGTTGGCCGCCCTCATCCGGCAGAGTACCGGCCAGGGAGTGACGGGAAGCATCCTCAAATACGACGGGCGCCAGCTGACACCCCAGGACATCGCCGACGCCGTCCAGAAGGAGGTCGGTCTCCATGCATGA
- the metK gene encoding methionine adenosyltransferase, whose product MTETGRHLFTSESVTEGHPDKIADQVSDAVLDAALGGDPTSRVACETLVTTGLILVAGEITTDCYIDIPKIARETVREIGYDHSVKGFDCDTCSVMVTLDQQSPDIAMGVDTGGAGDQGLMFGYACDETPELMPAPIHYAHALTRQLSEVRKSGQLPWLRPDGKSQVTVEYDGDRVVRIHTVVISTQHDDHITNEHIRESVLREVIQAALPAELMDAQTIYHVNPTGRFVIGGPMGDTGLTGRKIIVDTYGGSGHHGGGAFSGKDPSKVDRSAAYFGRYIAKNVVAAGLARRCEVQLAYAIGVAEPVSIAVDTFGTGLVEEAAIARAIREVFNCTPKAMIETLELRRPIYKPTAAYGHFGREGFSWERTDRAEALKAAAK is encoded by the coding sequence ATGACCGAGACCGGCAGGCATTTGTTCACTTCGGAAAGCGTCACGGAAGGACACCCCGACAAAATCGCCGATCAGGTCTCCGATGCGGTGCTGGACGCCGCCCTGGGCGGGGATCCCACCAGCCGGGTGGCCTGCGAGACCCTGGTGACCACCGGTCTGATCCTGGTGGCTGGCGAGATCACCACCGACTGCTACATCGACATCCCCAAGATCGCCCGGGAGACCGTGCGGGAGATCGGCTATGACCACAGCGTCAAGGGCTTCGACTGCGATACCTGCAGCGTGATGGTCACGCTCGACCAGCAAAGCCCCGACATCGCCATGGGGGTCGACACCGGCGGGGCCGGCGATCAGGGCCTGATGTTCGGCTATGCCTGCGATGAGACCCCTGAGCTCATGCCAGCGCCCATCCACTATGCCCACGCCCTGACCCGTCAGCTGTCGGAAGTCCGGAAGAGCGGCCAGCTCCCCTGGCTGCGCCCTGACGGCAAGAGTCAGGTGACGGTGGAATACGACGGCGACCGGGTGGTCCGCATCCACACGGTGGTCATCTCCACCCAGCATGATGACCACATCACCAATGAGCACATCCGCGAGAGCGTGCTCCGGGAGGTGATCCAGGCGGCCCTCCCGGCCGAGCTCATGGACGCCCAGACCATCTACCATGTGAACCCTACCGGCCGCTTCGTCATCGGCGGCCCCATGGGCGACACCGGCCTGACCGGGCGCAAGATCATCGTCGATACCTATGGAGGCAGCGGTCACCACGGTGGAGGCGCCTTCTCCGGCAAGGATCCCAGCAAGGTGGACCGCTCCGCCGCCTACTTCGGTCGCTACATCGCCAAGAACGTGGTGGCTGCCGGGCTGGCCCGCAGGTGCGAGGTCCAGCTGGCCTACGCGATCGGTGTGGCTGAGCCCGTCTCCATCGCCGTGGACACCTTCGGGACTGGTCTGGTGGAAGAGGCTGCGATCGCCCGGGCCATCCGGGAGGTCTTCAACTGCACCCCCAAGGCCATGATCGAGACGCTGGAGCTGCGCCGCCCCATCTACAAGCCCACTGCCGCCTATGGTCACTTCGGCCGCGAGGGCTTC